One part of the Sphingobacterium sp. LZ7M1 genome encodes these proteins:
- a CDS encoding NAD(P)/FAD-dependent oxidoreductase: protein MLLNRSERNFPRVIIIGAGFGGVELARQLKNKEVEVLLIDRNNYHTFQPLMYQVATGTLASDSISFPLRKMFKNQKNFRFRLAEVLSIDSKNKMVHTSVADYDYDYLVIATGATSNFFGNKQVEKYALPMKNIIEALNIRSYLLQNLEEAVLRKNASDRERYLNFVVVGGGPTGVELSGAIAEYQQHMLKKDYPELSTYEMKVFLVEGTGKILGALSEKSSRDAERYLHELGVKTILNTVVTDYDGNTVTLSSGEQIPTKTVIWGAGVMGQMPEGINPEIIQRGNRIKTNEQCIVDGEDVVYAIGDVSAMISEENPRGLPGVAPVAQQQGKYVAKHILNKLNNQETENFKYFDKGSMATVGRNRAVVDMGNLHLKGFIAWMTWMFVHLVSIFGFRNRLVTFVNWSIKFLTKNSGIRLIIHKYIRPQSEPTVKGEEVAQQ from the coding sequence ATGTTACTAAATCGTTCTGAAAGAAACTTTCCCCGAGTTATCATAATTGGAGCTGGATTCGGAGGTGTGGAACTAGCTCGACAGCTGAAAAACAAAGAGGTGGAAGTTCTGTTGATAGACCGTAACAACTACCACACCTTTCAACCCCTGATGTACCAGGTAGCGACCGGTACCTTAGCGTCTGATTCTATTTCATTTCCATTGCGCAAGATGTTCAAGAACCAAAAGAACTTTCGTTTCAGATTGGCGGAGGTATTGAGCATTGACAGCAAAAATAAAATGGTCCACACATCGGTTGCCGACTATGATTATGATTATCTCGTGATCGCAACGGGAGCTACTTCCAACTTCTTTGGCAACAAACAGGTGGAGAAATATGCATTACCGATGAAGAACATCATCGAAGCATTAAATATCCGTAGCTATCTCCTACAGAACCTTGAGGAAGCGGTCTTGAGAAAGAACGCCTCTGATAGAGAGCGATATCTAAATTTCGTTGTTGTGGGTGGAGGTCCGACGGGAGTTGAACTTTCTGGTGCCATTGCCGAATATCAACAGCATATGTTGAAAAAGGATTATCCAGAACTATCGACCTATGAGATGAAAGTCTTCTTGGTAGAAGGAACTGGAAAAATCTTGGGTGCACTTTCTGAAAAATCATCCCGCGATGCAGAGAGATACCTGCATGAGCTAGGTGTAAAAACCATATTGAACACGGTCGTAACGGATTATGACGGTAACACCGTTACCCTTTCTTCAGGAGAACAGATCCCTACCAAAACGGTTATCTGGGGAGCTGGCGTGATGGGACAAATGCCGGAAGGTATCAACCCAGAGATTATCCAACGTGGTAACCGAATCAAAACCAACGAACAATGTATCGTGGATGGCGAAGATGTGGTATATGCCATTGGAGACGTTTCTGCCATGATCTCTGAAGAAAACCCTAGAGGTTTACCTGGTGTTGCTCCAGTAGCTCAACAGCAAGGAAAATATGTTGCAAAACATATCCTAAACAAACTGAACAACCAAGAAACAGAAAACTTCAAGTACTTTGATAAAGGTTCCATGGCCACTGTTGGTAGAAACAGAGCGGTGGTGGACATGGGAAACCTGCACTTAAAAGGCTTTATCGCATGGATGACCTGGATGTTTGTGCACTTGGTATCGATCTTTGGATTCAGGAACCGTTTGGTTACATTCGTCAACTGGTCTATTAAGTTCCTGACCAAAAACTCAGGCATCCGTCTGATTATCCATAAGTATATCCGACCTCAATCTGAACCAACCGTAAAGGGTGAAGAGGTAGCTCAGCAATAA
- a CDS encoding SUMF1/EgtB/PvdO family nonheme iron enzyme, which yields MFKRNQIIYPLLCMLLLLFSCRRDDGIAIPSEGKELKLVLAKPNSITAMNVATPVEGQEFGVYVLPTGSRDLNSALVNNRKYIYESGELLPADGGAPITYPQDGSAIDVFLYSPYQQVSNGELMMDFTDQLDQAKLDLIDFRMVNVDKNNPIGPISLRHRNSKLKFTLLPGQGLSAEDLGDVEISLVGFSSGWRYKLYLNSIFLLNSSDISLGTQREAIMYESFNVGQEQFRFKVGEKVLEYDLPLYEYFVSGKQYEYQVTINLGSVEVKRVSAMDWQVDAGEIVAYQAPEIEFVPIPAGTFTMGSGATEPGTATSTYPAHQVTLTRDFLMSKYEITLAQYLEFLKDVNADLNESVVQDPNNPSIFWIYNNNFFIKNNGEWKVVPGNENKPVYDVTWAGARAYAQWAGGDLPTEAQWEYAARAGSKADYFFLEDHETLTGHESELAEYAWYDESSGYEIKDVGLLKPNPWGLYDIYGNVIEYCLDEIRTYSINAVVDPGQVAVSNPAIKGGSFLNQDHVANSKFRDLFYLGYNGSNLGFRIIKYPSN from the coding sequence ATGTTTAAAAGAAATCAAATAATCTATCCATTACTTTGCATGCTCCTGCTGTTGTTTTCCTGTAGGCGCGACGATGGAATAGCCATTCCATCCGAGGGCAAAGAACTTAAACTGGTCCTGGCAAAACCGAACAGTATCACGGCGATGAACGTTGCTACACCTGTCGAGGGACAGGAATTTGGGGTCTATGTCCTCCCGACCGGATCAAGGGACCTGAATAGTGCGCTGGTGAACAACCGGAAGTATATATATGAATCAGGAGAGCTGCTTCCAGCTGATGGAGGTGCGCCGATAACCTACCCCCAAGATGGTAGCGCTATAGATGTCTTCCTGTACAGTCCCTATCAGCAGGTTTCTAATGGCGAACTTATGATGGACTTTACCGATCAGCTCGATCAGGCCAAACTGGACCTTATCGATTTCAGAATGGTCAATGTCGACAAGAACAATCCTATTGGTCCAATAAGTTTACGGCATAGGAACAGTAAGCTAAAATTCACGCTATTGCCTGGCCAAGGTTTGAGCGCTGAGGATTTAGGAGACGTCGAAATAAGCCTTGTGGGATTCTCCAGTGGTTGGAGATACAAACTTTACTTAAATTCAATTTTTTTGTTAAACAGCTCCGATATTAGCCTTGGGACTCAGCGGGAAGCTATCATGTATGAGTCGTTTAATGTTGGTCAAGAGCAATTTCGGTTCAAGGTCGGGGAAAAGGTTTTGGAATATGACCTGCCTTTATACGAATATTTTGTTTCCGGTAAGCAATATGAATACCAGGTCACGATCAACCTAGGTTCGGTCGAGGTCAAAAGGGTCTCAGCGATGGATTGGCAGGTTGATGCGGGTGAAATTGTGGCATATCAAGCCCCAGAAATAGAGTTCGTCCCTATCCCTGCCGGTACATTTACCATGGGTTCGGGAGCTACCGAACCTGGAACTGCAACAAGCACTTACCCTGCCCATCAGGTAACCCTGACCAGAGATTTCCTGATGAGCAAATATGAGATTACTCTTGCACAATACCTTGAATTCCTAAAAGATGTAAATGCCGACCTAAACGAATCGGTCGTCCAGGATCCCAATAATCCAAGCATTTTTTGGATTTATAACAATAACTTTTTTATAAAAAACAATGGTGAATGGAAGGTTGTCCCAGGGAATGAAAACAAACCTGTCTATGATGTGACTTGGGCCGGAGCTAGGGCATATGCCCAGTGGGCAGGTGGAGATCTCCCAACCGAAGCGCAATGGGAATATGCTGCAAGGGCAGGCTCCAAAGCTGATTATTTCTTTCTGGAAGATCATGAAACCTTAACCGGCCATGAAAGTGAACTTGCGGAATACGCATGGTATGATGAAAGTTCTGGTTATGAAATAAAAGATGTAGGCTTGTTGAAACCAAATCCATGGGGGCTGTACGATATCTATGGAAATGTAATAGAATATTGCTTAGACGAAATAAGGACCTATAGTATAAACGCTGTCGTTGATCCTGGTCAAGTTGCTGTGTCAAATCCTGCTATTAAAGGAGGTTCATTTTTAAATCAAGACCATGTGGCGAACAGTAAATTCAGGGATTTATTTTACTTGGGTTATAATGGAAGTAACCTTGGCTTTCGAATAATAAAATATCCAAGTAATTAA